In bacterium, the following are encoded in one genomic region:
- a CDS encoding STAS-like domain-containing protein — protein sequence MIFSIKKITAGQWVATRDAGKAVREAIIGRWPKGEVIILDFEGLIIASVSFLDEAFGLLVMSLPLCEVKNRLKVKKMDKNDYNLMNQIISSRLKQEAVNLIEIDES from the coding sequence ATGATCTTTTCAATTAAGAAAATAACTGCTGGTCAGTGGGTTGCGACGCGTGATGCAGGGAAAGCAGTTAGAGAAGCTATTATAGGCCGATGGCCTAAGGGTGAAGTTATTATTTTGGACTTTGAAGGGTTAATTATCGCTTCAGTTTCTTTTCTTGATGAAGCATTTGGCTTATTGGTGATGTCGTTACCTTTATGTGAGGTAAAAAATAGACTTAAAGTTAAAAAAATGGATAAAAACGATTACAATTTAATGAATCAAATAATAAGCTCCAGACTAAAACAGGAAGCAGTTAACTTGATTGAGATAGATGAAAGTTAA